The Oryza brachyantha chromosome 7, ObraRS2, whole genome shotgun sequence genomic interval AATTAAAAGAAAACTTATTGGTAAATTCTTCCTTCACTAGCCGATGTGCCACCGTTCGCCGAACGTCGCTTCCAGATAGTTTTCACCCCTAAAAAGCCACCCAAACCGgcttttattttctgaattaGCACGCCGTAGATTGATCGGTTAATTTCATTCTACATCAACATATTCACCACTACTTGAGAATCCGTTTCTATGATAACATTGATAGCGCCCATTTCCTTTGCTACTGCAATCGTCTTTCGGCAAGCCAGGACTTCCACCATTGTTTTATTGCGcattaaacagaaaaaccaaaattattttattgcgCATTAAACCAACGCGATGACGTTAGCAAGACGAGGAAGGCGCCAACAGACGGGTACCACCCATCGGTGACTCATTGGCCAAGTCCACAGTGGACCTGGACCATGGACTCGGTCCATGGCGAGGCGCGCACACGGCAAGAGAAGGGGAGAAGAGGCTGATTGGAGTGGAGGGCGCCACGGCCAGGGGAGGCCCACTGTGCATGAAACTCCGCTTCGGCCcaggaaaataaatgaaatggcCCGTGgcctgaaaaaaaagagaggaaagaaaatggaaaatgaAAGAAATCGCCGTCTTTCGGTTAATTAAGGTTCCGTCCTgcgatcaaatgtttaaaaattttaatttcataataaaaTTCAGCCATTGCTGTTAGATGATAATCTAATAGCGTGCACGTAAGTTAAAAAGCTCTTACACACCCTCCCCTCAGTCTCTATATATTAGACGCGTGTTTGACATAAGAAGAAacgtttaaaattttaattaacttgAAACAAGTcagacctcctcctccggacAGACCTGTGATCGTGGTCGCCACCGAAGACGACGACTCATCAATGAGGACCTGGTCGACGTCTGTGATGCAGAGATAATCCGGCGAGAACTCCGGCAGCGGCAGGTCACCGTCGAGGTACTGCATTACGAGGCGCATTCCGGGCCTCGCCACGGGCAGCGGGTGCGAGCACAGCAGCCCGAGCTTCACCACCAGCTccgcctcgtcggcggcgtaATCTTCCAGCCTCGGGTCCATGGCGTCGACGACGGAGCCGCCCGACGACCAAATGTGGCGCACCCACTCGACAAGCACGAGCAGCACGCCGCGGGCGTTGAGACCCACCGGCCGCCTCCCGCAGGCCACCTCGAGGACGAAAGCGCCGAAGGCGAACACGTCGGTGGCCTTGGTGGCCTTGCGGAACCTGAGCAGCTCCGGCGCGAGGTATCCCCTGGTGCCGGCGACGTGCGTGGTGTGCAGCGCCTCGGCGCCGTGGTCGTGCAGCCTCGCGAGGCCGAAGTCTCCCAGGCGGCCGTTCATCTCGGCGTCGAGCAGCACGTTGCTGGCCTTGACGTCGCGGTGCACGATGACCTGCTCCCAGTCGTCGTGCAGGTACAGCAAGCCGGCCGCGACGCACTTGACGACGTGAAGCCTCTGCGACCAGACGAGCGGCCGCGTGGTGTACTGGCCGCCGTGCAAGTACCTGTCCAGGCTGCCATTGGGCATGTGCTCGTACACGAGGAGCAGCTCCTCCTTGTGGCGGCAGTAGCCGAGCAGCCGGACGAGGTTGCGGTGGCGCAGGCCGCCGAGGATGATGAGTTCGGCCGTGAACTGCGCCATCCCCTGCCTGGAATCCGGCGACACACGCTTGACCGCGACGGGCATGTCGGATGCGAGCACGCCGCCGTAGACGCGGCCAAACCCACCCTTCCCCAGCAATCGGGTGAACCCGTCGGTGGCGCGCCGGAGGTCCCTGTAAGCGAAGCGGCGGGGCCCAAGCTCCAGCTCCGCCTCCCAGTTTTCCCGCCTCCCCGCTCTCCTCTTCCACCACCGGATCGCGAggcccgccgccaccgctgaaAGCACGGCAAGAACGGATGCAGCCGCGGAAAGCCACGCGATGAAGCTTCTCCGGTCACCCCGTgctcgtccgccgccgccaccctgaTCCTGATGAGCTCGCTTCAGTGGCAGCAACGTGTAGTTGAGTGGCGATCCACCCAGGCCAAAGCTCCAGCCAAGAACCTGATGGCTGGTGCCGCCGCTCTCACCCGTCGAAGCGGTGAACCCGAAGTACGCTTTGGTCATGGGAGAATCGCCGGTCACCAGCAACCGCGCGAGGCTGACGTTGTAAGAAAACAGCGGCGTCGACGGCTTGAACATGGGGACGAGAGCGAGCGTGACATCCAGCTGCGTCGTCTCGGCGTCGTAGTTCACCCACAGCTGCATCGGGTCGCCGCTGGAGAGATTGAGCGCCTGGAAGCTAAAGTTGGTGGCGGCGCCATCGTCGCGGTAAATATACCCTGCAGGTCTAGACAGGTTGGACGTTAGGCTGTTGACATCAACGCCGACGTGGTTGCCGTTCCTGTCCATGAGCTCCGGGTCCGCGACAGTGTCGAGCTCCACGGCGACCAAAGGGTTCGAGAGGGCATCATGTGGGTCGGCAAGGCCCAGGTACGCCGGCGAAGAGGCGGCCCGgaagtcggcggcggaggagatgaCAAACGTCATCCCGTCTCCGCAGCCGCTGCCGGAGCATGCGATGGCGAAGACGAAGGTGGAGGTGAAGGAGCGGCTCTGGCCGCCGGCGTACTGCAGGTGGATGGGGTAGGGATAGAAGCAGCGTCCCTGCTGCTGGACGCCCGTGGTGCCATTTGTGAGGGTGAGGATCCCATCTTCTCCcacggaggcggcgccgtcgaggaGGAGGTTCCTGCCGGTGAACCCGTTGTATGTGAACTCAGGGAAGGTGGTGGCAATCACCTTCTGCACCATCACGCCATTGATCAAGAGCAGCAACATTAAGACGACACTGATCATGATGCTAGCTACTTAGTTAGGCTGTGTGCCTCTGATTGGATTCGATCCTTTAATTTGCTTGCTGGATCTTTGCGTTTTCCTTTGCAGCTGTGGATCACTAGCTTGGAAGTCGTTAAtctaggggctgtttagttcccaaaaattttcacccaaaaacatcacatcgaaactttggacatctaaatagagtattaaatatatataaaacgaaaaactaattgcacagttacgtgagaaatcgtgaaacaaatcttttgatcctaattagtacgtgattagccattaGTGCgatagtaacccacatgcgctaatgacggactaattaggctcaaaagattcgtctcgtggtttgcACAccagccgtaaaattcgttttttttattcgtgtccaaaaaccccttccgatattcggtcaaacgtctaatatgacatgtaaaattttcatttcaccgactaaacaccccttatTTATCGATATATCTAGCGCTTGCTTCATAATTTATGTGTTCGGATCTTGTACTCTCGTTGGATTTAATTGGGGCGTCAATTGCATACGGAGTCAACAACACCTATCATAGTCACTTTCAGCGTTGGTAATTAGTTCACGGTTGTGACTGACCTGTCCTCCAGCAAAGACTTCCAACAAGTGCGCTATTTACTCCCTCCACACACAAGGGCATGTACAATCTGGACCGTCGTGGTAACCACGGTAACTGCGACATTCTGTCGGGGGACGGTAACGGTACAGCTAGGGTATgtgtcaaataaatatataaatatacaagttaaatttatacctatatatttatgaagtgatatatctcatattaatcaatCTTGGTTGTTCCATGTATGTGGGCTATCGTGCATGTGACGGTGAAAAGCTTTGGGCCTATTCGTTTTAATGGATTTGCAAATGAAAGTGTAGGaatatgaaatcctatgaaatgtTTGTTGTACCGACATTCGTTTCAAAGGAATGCACCAAGAAAAActataggaaaattttcatctCTCTCCACTATTGAGAGTAAAACataggggaaaaaagaatccACTCCAATCTCATTTTCACAATGTTAGAGagaaaattcctatgtttctTAATCCTATAGGTTTACACGTATATTCctattatattcatatatttttgctATTGGTATGATTTAGAAATCCTATAAACCGAATAAACCCTTCGTACGTACCTTATAGGCCGGTAGTGTAGTATAGTAGGTGGGCTGGTGATGATGGGCtgcaagagagagaaaaaaggcccaaacatgataataataagaaaGAAGATCTTCTTCCTCAACACCTCGACTCCGTGCCCAACTGCCCATGCTGCCAATCGATccattagaaatataattctGCATCGCTACACTGCTTcttgttttatattagttcAATCTCCTGCGGCCattcatatatacaaactcTCTTATTTGAAAGAAATTCATGTCGTTGGATTAACGTGAATGATTCTGATTCATAGAATTTGTTTGATGAGTAAAACCATGCACCGTAGGTAGATTTAGTACGAGTATGAAAAGTGTAGGTCAAGACAAAATCCcttaagaacaaaacaaatatatttgaataagatgattgCATGGCACCCAAATCGTATGTTCAAATGTCAATCGTACCACATATTTAAAACTGAGCGagcattatatattatttcatgGAACTGTAGAATAATGAGCTATTGAGCAGCACGACAACCCCGTCCCTTACTATCCTGTACTCGATGCGTTTCACGGCGTAAGATCgttatgctaataaatttaaatatatacgtaaattatatgtatttatcaCTGAATGAATTTGaataagtttaatttttaaaatacgaAAGGagtagttttatatatgatccCTACTGGAGGAGGCAATTATGTTGCATAGTCATTAGTGTTGAAATGACTAGAGGTTTacggcttataagcaaaattccggctataagcataatcaaaaaaagaaaggtgATGCTGATACTCTCCATTAATTGTTCACATCACCACATGCACTTGGTTACGGCTTTAATTAATAGCTAAGAGATGCTCTCCATCAAATATTACAGTTGACTGATGAAAATCAAACTAGGATAATATTTGAACTTTTTCCATTTAGCTTTAACCCTTCTGTTCAACGAAAAAacatactactacctccgttcatatcaatatatataatttatatatatgtctagatttattagcatagtTTACGCTAGAAAACCTTCTATCGTGAGACGAAGGTAGTTGTGAAAGCC includes:
- the LOC102702955 gene encoding L-type lectin-domain containing receptor kinase SIT2-like, whose protein sequence is MLLLLINGVMVQKVIATTFPEFTYNGFTGRNLLLDGAASVGEDGILTLTNGTTGVQQQGRCFYPYPIHLQYAGGQSRSFTSTFVFAIACSGSGCGDGMTFVISSAADFRAASSPAYLGLADPHDALSNPLVAVELDTVADPELMDRNGNHVGVDVNSLTSNLSRPAGYIYRDDGAATNFSFQALNLSSGDPMQLWVNYDAETTQLDVTLALVPMFKPSTPLFSYNVSLARLLVTGDSPMTKAYFGFTASTGESGGTSHQVLGWSFGLGGSPLNYTLLPLKRAHQDQGGGGGRARGDRRSFIAWLSAAASVLAVLSAVAAGLAIRWWKRRAGRRENWEAELELGPRRFAYRDLRRATDGFTRLLGKGGFGRVYGGVLASDMPVAVKRVSPDSRQGMAQFTAELIILGGLRHRNLVRLLGYCRHKEELLLVYEHMPNGSLDRYLHGGQYTTRPLVWSQRLHVVKCVAAGLLYLHDDWEQVIVHRDVKASNVLLDAEMNGRLGDFGLARLHDHGAEALHTTHVAGTRGYLAPELLRFRKATKATDVFAFGAFVLEVACGRRPVGLNARGVLLVLVEWVRHIWSSGGSVVDAMDPRLEDYAADEAELVVKLGLLCSHPLPVARPGMRLVMQYLDGDLPLPEFSPDYLCITDVDQVLIDESSSSVATTITGLSGGGGHGPFHLFSWAEAEFHAQWASPGRGALHSNQPLLPFSCRVRASPWTESMVQVHCGLGQ